From Coffea arabica cultivar ET-39 chromosome 2e, Coffea Arabica ET-39 HiFi, whole genome shotgun sequence, the proteins below share one genomic window:
- the LOC113730117 gene encoding probable serine/threonine-protein kinase WNK11 — MSPSMSKSEKQENKGGVLEISPDGRFIKYDEVLGRGAFKTVFKGFDQENGTEVAWYQINLEAGRAAASLDDLPKLAKSLLSEAALMKSLKHNNIIRCQHSWVDEDNTNVNMITELFSSGTLREFRNNHKSVNIKAIKNWAKQILEGLNYLHTRNPPIAHRDLKCDNIFVNANQGEVKIGDLGLATVLKNSGVATSVVGTPEFMAPEVYDEKYNELVDIYAFGMCMLELIICDYPYSECTNVAQIYKKVTKGVKPLALGNVKDPQVKGFIEKCLLPAAQRPSAAQLLKDPFLSSPESLKGDKCESGVRPSAVLPESNNIPQPDSQVSTSNDGSSYNKASTSSKASAAGMITSGPISILESLRSTQQIQLRLRGKRIDQKTVLFNLRVADLHCPVANCFEFLFDLKSDDALKIASEMVQGKDLTYGDVPVAVELMDSMLLELEPTWKPCNAYYSANNVASDCRELGSNWQLGAVVH; from the coding sequence ATGAGTCCGAGTATGTCCAAATCCGAAAAACAAGAGAACAAGGGTGGTGTTTTAGAGATTTCGCCGGACGGCCGTTTTATTAAGTACGATGAAGTTCTTGGTAGAGGAGCATTCAAGACGGTATTCAAGGGTTTTGATCAAGAAAACGGGACGGAGGTAGCTTGGTACCAAATTAACCTGGAAGCCGGCAGGGCAGCAGCCTCCTTGGATGATTTGCCCAAACTTGCCAAAAGTTTGTTGTCTGAGGCTGCTTTGATGAAATCACTCAAGCATAACAACATAATCAGATGCCAACACTCGTGGGTTGACGAAGATAACACGAATGTAAACATGATTACTGAGTTGTTTAGTTCGGGAACTTTAAGGGAGTTTAGGAACAATCACAAGTCCGTCAATATCAAGGCCATCAAGAACTGGGCTAAGCAGATTTTGGAGGGGCTGAACTATTTGCATACCCGTAATCCACCCATTGCTCATAGAGATTTGAAGTGCGATAATATCTTTGTCAATGCGAATCAGGGGGAGGTCAAGATTGGTGATCTAGGATTGGCCACGGTGTTGAAGAATTCAGGTGTCGCAACAAGTGTTGTTGGGACACCTGAATTCATGGCTCCTGAAGTGTATGACGAGAAGTATAATGAACTTGTCGACATATATGCCTTTGGGATGTGCATGCTGGAGTTGATCATTTGTGATTACCCTTACAGTGAATGCACAAATGTCGCTCAGATTTACAAGAAGGTCACGAAAGGGGTGAAGCCACTTGCCTTGGGAAATGTCAAGGATCCTCAGGTTAAAGGATTTATTGAAAAGTGTTTACTTCCTGCAGCTCAGAGACCCAGTGCTGCGCAGCTCTTGAAAGATCCATTCTTATCATCACCAGAGAGCTTAAAAGGGGATAAATGCGAATCGGGGGTTCGCCCGTCCGCTGTTCTGCCTGAATCCAACAATATTCCGCAGCCTGATTCCCAAGTCTCCACGAGTAATGATGGATCTAGTTATAATAAGGCTTCGACTTCAAGTAAGGCATCTGCAGCAGGCATGATCACGTCAGGTCCTATCTCTATATTAGAATCTTTGAGGTCCACACAACAGATACAGCTACGATTGAGAGGGAAGAGAATCGAtcagaaaacagttttgtttAACTTGCGAGTTGCAGACTTGCATTGTCCTGTGGCAAACTGTTTTGAGTTTCTCTTTGATCTTAAATCTGATGATGCGCTTAAGATCGCTTCAGAGATGGTTCAAGGGAAGGACTTAACGTATGGAGATGTGCCAGTCGCAGTTGAGTTGATGGACAGCATGCTTTTGGAGCTTGAACCAACCTGGAAACCTTGCAATGCATATTACAGTGCAAATAATGTTGCATCTGACTGCAGGGAATTGGGTTCAAATTGGCAACTTGGCGCTGTGGTTCATTAG
- the LOC113730180 gene encoding LOW QUALITY PROTEIN: protein HOTHEAD (The sequence of the model RefSeq protein was modified relative to this genomic sequence to represent the inferred CDS: deleted 1 base in 1 codon): MNTGKWSSILATLVGILCLICSSFSEPAPYHTFAKDATAAPPLVFYDYIIVGGGTSGCALAATLSQGGRVLLLERGGLPYDDPNVMDIKGFGATLANTSPSSPSQLFISTDGVINHRARVLGGGTALNAGFYSRASTDYVSRMGWDQRAVNESYEWVENKVVFEPEVGAWQSAVRSGLLEAGQFPYNGFTYDHVKGTKVGGTTFDGSGYRHTAADLLEYAHPPNITLYLQAIVEQILFKTEKLPRPRAHGVLFLDPSGNRHLAFLNRGWANEIILSAGALGSPQLLMLSGIGPTGHLRTHGIKVLLDQPMVGQGMADNPMNAIVVPSRRPVETSLIQIVGITQFGSYVESASGPVAFNWVHGLNQQYHKPLS, from the exons ATGAATACAGGAAAGTGGAGTTCGATTCTCGCTACTCTTGTTGGAATTCTATGCCTCATTTGTTCTTCCTTCTCCGAGCCAG CTCCCTACCACACATTCGCCAAAGATGCTACAGCGGCTCCGCCTCTAGTGTTCTACGACTACATAATCGTCGGCGGAGGAACTTCAGGATGCGCTTTGGCAGCCACCCTGTCCCAGGGAGGTCGAGTGCTTTTGCTGGAAAGGGGCGGCTTGCCATACGACGACCCCAACGTAATGGACATAAAAGGGTTCGGTGCCACCCTAGCGAATACCTCCCCATCATCCCCTTCCCAGCTATTCATTTCCACCGACGGAGTGATCAACCACAGAGCCAGGGTGTTA GGGGGCGGGACGGCCTTGAATGCGGGGTTCTACTCGAGGGCGAGCACCGACTACGTCAGCAGGATGGGGTGGGATCAGAGGGCAGTGAACGAGTCGTACGAGTGGGTGGAAAACAAGGTGGTATTCGAGCCGGAAGTGGGGGCGTGGCAATCGGCGGTGAGGAGTGGTTTGCTGGAAGCCGGGCAATTCCCGTACAACGGATTTACGTACGATCATGTGAAGGGGACTAAGGTGGGGGGCACCACCTTTGATGGAAGTGGCTACAGACACACCGCTGCAGATTTGCTCGAGTATGCTCATCCACCAAACATCACTCTCTATTTGCAGGCAATCGTGGAGCAAATCTTGTTCAAGACAGAAA AGCTTCCAAGACCAAGAGCCCATGGAGTCTTGTTCTTGGACCCTAGTGGGAACAGGCATCTGGCGTTCCTGAACAGAGGCTGGGCGAACGAGATCATTTTATCAGCCGGAGCACTAGGAAGCCCACAATTGCTGATGTTGAGTGGTATTGGGCCAACTGGACACCTAAGGACGCACGGCATCAAAGTGTTGTTGGACCAGCCCATGGTGGGTCAGGGAATGGCGGACAACCCAATGAACGCCATCGTGGTTCCTTCGCGTCGCCCCGTGGAGACTTCCCTCATTCAAATTGTTGGCATCACCCAGTTCGGTAGCTACGTCGAATCTGCTAGTGGACCCGTTGCCTTTAATTGGGTGCACGGCCTCAATCAACAGTACCACAAGCCACTGTCATGA